A region from the Aulosira sp. FACHB-615 genome encodes:
- a CDS encoding ParM/StbA family protein translates to MDLLLSLDPGTSMTKMVYRILSETTRKPEMFCMEPELMKTSRDSLKGYESRQISRPNPENEAWVEYNDEQCYAVGFLAQKYFEASVNFLELKYENAIPKTLAAVGSIAMKEGLGTKFNLSLGLLLPYGEWEDRERLEGGLTKALFNFCFRGQQFCVKLMSFQCLPEGGGLVLTKSKKLGQDFNRVNMAVVMMGFRDISSVIFERGISRGKTEGLGLAWMLDRIKSRTSGQKLHDLLKAVHLSGSTIKPKHFKNLARSKNAEFKAEEITQITEAVSLSRKEYWNKVSIWLSINIPVDVQQVIIGGGTSEYLATELTNLFSHTDISWAAELEEDVRLAFNLPPKKDALCLRFTDVYGLFRYQNNFTSAPSIQVS, encoded by the coding sequence GTGGACTTGTTGTTAAGTCTTGACCCTGGAACATCAATGACAAAAATGGTTTATCGGATTTTGTCGGAGACGACACGAAAGCCAGAAATGTTTTGTATGGAGCCTGAGTTGATGAAGACTTCGAGAGATTCGCTCAAAGGGTATGAATCGAGACAAATCAGTAGGCCGAATCCAGAGAATGAGGCATGGGTGGAGTACAACGATGAACAATGTTATGCAGTGGGGTTTTTAGCTCAAAAATATTTCGAGGCTAGTGTGAATTTTTTGGAACTCAAGTATGAGAATGCAATTCCGAAAACATTAGCAGCAGTTGGATCAATAGCGATGAAAGAAGGGCTAGGAACGAAGTTTAATTTGTCATTAGGGCTGCTGTTACCTTATGGGGAGTGGGAAGACAGAGAAAGATTAGAAGGGGGTTTGACGAAGGCTTTGTTTAATTTCTGCTTCCGAGGTCAACAATTTTGTGTAAAACTGATGAGTTTTCAGTGCCTCCCAGAAGGTGGGGGATTGGTATTAACCAAAAGTAAAAAGCTCGGTCAAGACTTCAATAGAGTGAACATGGCTGTAGTAATGATGGGGTTTAGGGATATATCATCTGTGATTTTTGAGCGTGGGATATCAAGAGGAAAGACGGAAGGGTTAGGATTAGCCTGGATGTTGGACAGAATCAAAAGCCGAACGTCAGGACAGAAATTACATGATTTGTTAAAAGCTGTTCATTTATCAGGTTCAACAATTAAACCAAAGCACTTTAAAAACTTGGCTCGGAGCAAAAATGCGGAATTCAAGGCTGAGGAGATAACGCAAATTACGGAAGCTGTGAGTTTATCGCGGAAAGAATACTGGAACAAGGTATCTATTTGGCTCAGTATTAATATTCCTGTAGATGTGCAACAAGTGATTATTGGTGGAGGAACATCGGAATACTTAGCGACAGAGTTAACAAACTTATTTAGCCATACGGATATTTCCTGGGCAGCAGAATTAGAAGAGGATGTGCGTTTAGCTTTTAACTTGCCACCGAAAAAAGATGCGTTATGCCTACGGTTCACAGATGTATATGGATTGTTCCGTTATCAAAATAATTTTACATCTGCTCCATCAATTCAGGTGTCGTAG